The Alphaproteobacteria bacterium genome contains the following window.
CACCCGCCTCAAGACCCGGGCCGTGCGCCAGGGCGACCGCTACGTGGTGTTTGGTCAGAAAACCTGGATCACCACCGCCCAGGTGGCCAACAAGATCATGCTCATCGCCCGCACCCGGGAGGCCAGCGAGACGGTGCGCCCGATAGACGGCCTCAGCCTCTTCTACACCGACCTCGACCGCTCCAAGGTCGAGATCCGACCGATCGAGAAGATGGGCCGCGCTTGCGTCGATTCGAACCAGGTCTTCTTCGACGGCCTGGAAATTCCGGTGGAGAACCGCATCGGCGAGGAGAACAAGGGATTTCGCTATCTGCTGCACGGCATCAACCCGGAACGCATCCTGATCGCCGCCGGACTGGTGGGCCTGGGCCGGGCGGCGCTGCACAAGGCATGCGAATACGCCAAGCAGCGCGTGGTCTTCGACCGGCCCATCGGCATGAACCAGGCCATTCAGCACCCGCTGGCGAAGAGCTGGGCCGAACTCGAGGCGGCCAACCTGATGGCCTTTCGGGCAGCAGAGCTTTACGACCGGGGCGAGGATTGCGGTGCCTTGGCCAACGCCGCCAAATATCTCGCCGGCGAAGCCACCTTCAAGGCCTGCACCAACGCCATCCTGGCCCACGGCGGCATGGGCTATGCCAAGGAGTATCACGTCGAGCGCTATCTGCGCGAAGCCCTCATCCACCGCATCGCGCCGATCACGCCGCACCTCATCCTTTGCTATATCGCCGAGCGGGTTTT
Protein-coding sequences here:
- a CDS encoding acyl-CoA dehydrogenase family protein, whose product is MSIDLTPEQVQIRDGVSRLCADFGDQYWLQRDCDGRFPEEFCRAIADQGYMGIAMPSQYGGAGLGITEAAILMQEISQSGAGNGGVSSVSIGIFGLNPVVRFGSEEQKARMLPPVIARQDIACFGVTEPDTGLDTTRLKTRAVRQGDRYVVFGQKTWITTAQVANKIMLIARTREASETVRPIDGLSLFYTDLDRSKVEIRPIEKMGRACVDSNQVFFDGLEIPVENRIGEENKGFRYLLHGINPERILIAAGLVGLGRAALHKACEYAKQRVVFDRPIGMNQAIQHPLAKSWAELEAANLMAFRAAELYDRGEDCGALANAAKYLAGEATFKACTNAILAHGGMGYAKEYHVERYLREALIHRIAPITPHLILCYIAERVLGLPKSY